A region from the Acipenser ruthenus chromosome 13, fAciRut3.2 maternal haplotype, whole genome shotgun sequence genome encodes:
- the LOC117417639 gene encoding APOBEC1 complementation factor-like isoform X1 — translation MESNQKSGDGLTGTQNEAALRTLIQRTGYGLLQENGQRKYGPPPDWEGSPPERGSEIFIGKLPRDLFEDELVPLCEKFGKIYEVRMMMDFNGNNRGYAFVTFSNKQEAKNAMKQLNNYEIRSGRLLGVCASVDNCRLFVGGIPKTKKRDEILAEMSKVTDGVVNCIVYPSAADKAKNRGFAFVEYESHRAAAMARRKLMPGRIQLWGHAIAVDWAEPEVEVDEDTMATVKILYVRNLMLSTAEETIENEFNSIKPGAVERVKKIRDYAFVHFTNREDAVNAMNTLNGKLVDGSPIEVTLAKPVDKDSYVRYTRGAGGRGPMLQGEYAYTLGQVYEPSAAYLGAPVFYAPQAYTAIPNPMRFPPNKGHVSARGMMRTPSIREIYMTVPVGAAGVRGLGGRGYLAYTGFGRGFAGYHLKGDKRGEDKFYDLLPGMELTAMNPVSLKPPGIKHAPQILEDICQKNNWGQPVYQLHSAIGTDHRQLFLYKITIPALATQHPNIYPFTPAKLCASVDEAKTYAAEHVLQILGLQTEGAEQPATAAFPAYAMTNAAASVAAGQLKQAVTLGQDLTAYAAYETYPAFAMATRGDGYGVY, via the exons gaaaATGGGCAGAGGAAATATGGTCCTCCACCAGATTGGGAGGGTTCACCCCCTGAGAGAGGCAGCGAGATCTTCATTGGAAAGTTACCACGAGACCTGTTTGAAGATGAGCTGGTACCGCTCTGTGAAAAA tTTGGGAAAATTTATGAAGTACGAATGATGATGGACTTTAATGGAAATAATCGGGGTTATGCCTTTGTAACTTTTAGTAATAAACAAGAAGCCAAAAATGCAATGAAACAGCTCAATAATTATGAAATAAG GAGTGGACGTCTTTTGGGTGTCTGTGCGAGTGTTGACAACTGCCGTCTGTTTGTGGGGGGCATCcctaaaacaaagaaaagagatgAGATCTTAGCAGAGATGAGCAAAGTGACAGACGGGGTAGTCAACTGCATTGTGTATCCCAGCGCAGCAGACAAGGCCAAAAACAGAGGCTTTGCTTTTGTGGAGTATGAGAGCCATCGAGCTGCTGCCATGGCCAGGAGGAAACTGATGCCAG GGAGGATACAACTGTGGGGCCATGCCATTGCAGTGGACTGGGCAGAGCCAGAGGTGGAAGTTGATGAAGATACGATGGCAACAGTTAAAATCCTATATGTGCGGAACTTAATGTTGTCAACCGCAGAGGAGACCATTGAGAATGAATTCAACAGCATCAAACCAG GAGCTGTTGAAAGAGTGAAGAAGATAAGAGACTACGCTTTTGTGCACTTCACCAACAGAGAAGATGCAGTAAATGCCATGAACACATTGAATGGAAAG ctggtgGACGGATCTCCAATTGAGGTGACATTGGCCAAGCCTGTAGACAAGGACAGCTATGTTCGATACACAAGGGGTGCAGGAGGCCGAGGACCCATGCTGCAAGGAGAATATGCTTATACACTAGGGCAGGTGTATGAGCCTTCAGCTGCGTACCTGGGAGCTCCTGTCTTCTATGCACCCCAAGCCTATACAGCCATCCCAAACCCAATGCGATTCCCTCCCAATAAGGGTCATGTCAGCGCCCGGGGTATGATGCGTACCCCTTCCATCAGAG AAATTTACATGACTGTACCTGTAGGGGCTGCGGGTGTTCGAGGGCTGGGTGGACGTGGGTACCTGGCTTATACTGGCTTTGGCCGCGGTTTTGCGGGATACCATCTGAAGGGAGACAAGCGAGGGGAGGACAAGTTTTATGACCTCTTGCCCGGAATGGAGCTCACAGCAATGAATCCTGTAAGCCTAAAACCTCCAGGAATCAAACATGCTCCTCAG ATATTGGAAGATATTTGCCAGAAGAATAACTGGGGGCAGCCAGTTTACCAGCTTCATTCTGCCATTGGGACCGACCACAGACAACTTTTCTTGTACAAAATCACCATCCCTGCTCTTGCTACCCAGCATCCCAACAT ATATCCCTTCACACCAGCAAAACTCTGTGCTTCAGTGGATGAAGCAAAGACCTACGCTGCTGAGCATGTCCTGCAGATCCTGGGTCTGCAGACAGAGGGGGCTGAGCAGCCAGCGACTGCAGCATTTCCAG CGTATGCAATGACGAATGCAGCTGCCAGTGTAGCAGCAGGCCAGCTCAAGCAAGCAGTCACTCTAGGACAAGACCTGACAGCCTATGCAGCGTATGAGACATACCCCGCTTTTGCCATGGCAACACGGGGAGACGGCTATGGAGTTTATTGA
- the LOC117417639 gene encoding APOBEC1 complementation factor-like isoform X2 — protein MESNQKSGDGLTGTQNEAALRTLIQRTGYGLLQENGQRKYGPPPDWEGSPPERGSEIFIGKLPRDLFEDELVPLCEKFGKIYEVRMMMDFNGNNRGYAFVTFSNKQEAKNAMKQLNNYEIRSGRLLGVCASVDNCRLFVGGIPKTKKRDEILAEMSKVTDGVVNCIVYPSAADKAKNRGFAFVEYESHRAAAMARRKLMPGRIQLWGHAIAVDWAEPEVEVDEDTMATVKILYVRNLMLSTAEETIENEFNSIKPGAVERVKKIRDYAFVHFTNREDAVNAMNTLNGKLVDGSPIEVTLAKPVDKDSYVRYTRGAGGRGPMLQGEYAYTLGQVYEPSAAYLGAPVFYAPQAYTAIPNPMRFPPNKGHVSARGMMRTPSIRGAAGVRGLGGRGYLAYTGFGRGFAGYHLKGDKRGEDKFYDLLPGMELTAMNPVSLKPPGIKHAPQILEDICQKNNWGQPVYQLHSAIGTDHRQLFLYKITIPALATQHPNIYPFTPAKLCASVDEAKTYAAEHVLQILGLQTEGAEQPATAAFPAYAMTNAAASVAAGQLKQAVTLGQDLTAYAAYETYPAFAMATRGDGYGVY, from the exons gaaaATGGGCAGAGGAAATATGGTCCTCCACCAGATTGGGAGGGTTCACCCCCTGAGAGAGGCAGCGAGATCTTCATTGGAAAGTTACCACGAGACCTGTTTGAAGATGAGCTGGTACCGCTCTGTGAAAAA tTTGGGAAAATTTATGAAGTACGAATGATGATGGACTTTAATGGAAATAATCGGGGTTATGCCTTTGTAACTTTTAGTAATAAACAAGAAGCCAAAAATGCAATGAAACAGCTCAATAATTATGAAATAAG GAGTGGACGTCTTTTGGGTGTCTGTGCGAGTGTTGACAACTGCCGTCTGTTTGTGGGGGGCATCcctaaaacaaagaaaagagatgAGATCTTAGCAGAGATGAGCAAAGTGACAGACGGGGTAGTCAACTGCATTGTGTATCCCAGCGCAGCAGACAAGGCCAAAAACAGAGGCTTTGCTTTTGTGGAGTATGAGAGCCATCGAGCTGCTGCCATGGCCAGGAGGAAACTGATGCCAG GGAGGATACAACTGTGGGGCCATGCCATTGCAGTGGACTGGGCAGAGCCAGAGGTGGAAGTTGATGAAGATACGATGGCAACAGTTAAAATCCTATATGTGCGGAACTTAATGTTGTCAACCGCAGAGGAGACCATTGAGAATGAATTCAACAGCATCAAACCAG GAGCTGTTGAAAGAGTGAAGAAGATAAGAGACTACGCTTTTGTGCACTTCACCAACAGAGAAGATGCAGTAAATGCCATGAACACATTGAATGGAAAG ctggtgGACGGATCTCCAATTGAGGTGACATTGGCCAAGCCTGTAGACAAGGACAGCTATGTTCGATACACAAGGGGTGCAGGAGGCCGAGGACCCATGCTGCAAGGAGAATATGCTTATACACTAGGGCAGGTGTATGAGCCTTCAGCTGCGTACCTGGGAGCTCCTGTCTTCTATGCACCCCAAGCCTATACAGCCATCCCAAACCCAATGCGATTCCCTCCCAATAAGGGTCATGTCAGCGCCCGGGGTATGATGCGTACCCCTTCCATCAGAG GGGCTGCGGGTGTTCGAGGGCTGGGTGGACGTGGGTACCTGGCTTATACTGGCTTTGGCCGCGGTTTTGCGGGATACCATCTGAAGGGAGACAAGCGAGGGGAGGACAAGTTTTATGACCTCTTGCCCGGAATGGAGCTCACAGCAATGAATCCTGTAAGCCTAAAACCTCCAGGAATCAAACATGCTCCTCAG ATATTGGAAGATATTTGCCAGAAGAATAACTGGGGGCAGCCAGTTTACCAGCTTCATTCTGCCATTGGGACCGACCACAGACAACTTTTCTTGTACAAAATCACCATCCCTGCTCTTGCTACCCAGCATCCCAACAT ATATCCCTTCACACCAGCAAAACTCTGTGCTTCAGTGGATGAAGCAAAGACCTACGCTGCTGAGCATGTCCTGCAGATCCTGGGTCTGCAGACAGAGGGGGCTGAGCAGCCAGCGACTGCAGCATTTCCAG CGTATGCAATGACGAATGCAGCTGCCAGTGTAGCAGCAGGCCAGCTCAAGCAAGCAGTCACTCTAGGACAAGACCTGACAGCCTATGCAGCGTATGAGACATACCCCGCTTTTGCCATGGCAACACGGGGAGACGGCTATGGAGTTTATTGA
- the LOC117417639 gene encoding APOBEC1 complementation factor-like isoform X3 translates to MESNQKSGDGLTGTQNEAALRTLIQRTGYGLLQENGQRKYGPPPDWEGSPPERGSEIFIGKLPRDLFEDELVPLCEKFGKIYEVRMMMDFNGNNRGYAFVTFSNKQEAKNAMKQLNNYEIRSGRLLGVCASVDNCRLFVGGIPKTKKRDEILAEMSKVTDGVVNCIVYPSAADKAKNRGFAFVEYESHRAAAMARRKLMPGRIQLWGHAIAVDWAEPEVEVDEDTMATVKILYVRNLMLSTAEETIENEFNSIKPGAVERVKKIRDYAFVHFTNREDAVNAMNTLNGKLVDGSPIEVTLAKPVDKDSYVRYTRGAGGRGPMLQGEYAYTLGQVYEPSAAYLGAPVFYAPQAYTAIPNPMRFPPNKGHVSARGMMRTPSIREIYMTVPVGAAGVRGLGGRGYLAYTGFGRGFAGYHLKGDKRGEDKFYDLLPGMELTAMNPILEDICQKNNWGQPVYQLHSAIGTDHRQLFLYKITIPALATQHPNIYPFTPAKLCASVDEAKTYAAEHVLQILGLQTEGAEQPATAAFPAYAMTNAAASVAAGQLKQAVTLGQDLTAYAAYETYPAFAMATRGDGYGVY, encoded by the exons gaaaATGGGCAGAGGAAATATGGTCCTCCACCAGATTGGGAGGGTTCACCCCCTGAGAGAGGCAGCGAGATCTTCATTGGAAAGTTACCACGAGACCTGTTTGAAGATGAGCTGGTACCGCTCTGTGAAAAA tTTGGGAAAATTTATGAAGTACGAATGATGATGGACTTTAATGGAAATAATCGGGGTTATGCCTTTGTAACTTTTAGTAATAAACAAGAAGCCAAAAATGCAATGAAACAGCTCAATAATTATGAAATAAG GAGTGGACGTCTTTTGGGTGTCTGTGCGAGTGTTGACAACTGCCGTCTGTTTGTGGGGGGCATCcctaaaacaaagaaaagagatgAGATCTTAGCAGAGATGAGCAAAGTGACAGACGGGGTAGTCAACTGCATTGTGTATCCCAGCGCAGCAGACAAGGCCAAAAACAGAGGCTTTGCTTTTGTGGAGTATGAGAGCCATCGAGCTGCTGCCATGGCCAGGAGGAAACTGATGCCAG GGAGGATACAACTGTGGGGCCATGCCATTGCAGTGGACTGGGCAGAGCCAGAGGTGGAAGTTGATGAAGATACGATGGCAACAGTTAAAATCCTATATGTGCGGAACTTAATGTTGTCAACCGCAGAGGAGACCATTGAGAATGAATTCAACAGCATCAAACCAG GAGCTGTTGAAAGAGTGAAGAAGATAAGAGACTACGCTTTTGTGCACTTCACCAACAGAGAAGATGCAGTAAATGCCATGAACACATTGAATGGAAAG ctggtgGACGGATCTCCAATTGAGGTGACATTGGCCAAGCCTGTAGACAAGGACAGCTATGTTCGATACACAAGGGGTGCAGGAGGCCGAGGACCCATGCTGCAAGGAGAATATGCTTATACACTAGGGCAGGTGTATGAGCCTTCAGCTGCGTACCTGGGAGCTCCTGTCTTCTATGCACCCCAAGCCTATACAGCCATCCCAAACCCAATGCGATTCCCTCCCAATAAGGGTCATGTCAGCGCCCGGGGTATGATGCGTACCCCTTCCATCAGAG AAATTTACATGACTGTACCTGTAGGGGCTGCGGGTGTTCGAGGGCTGGGTGGACGTGGGTACCTGGCTTATACTGGCTTTGGCCGCGGTTTTGCGGGATACCATCTGAAGGGAGACAAGCGAGGGGAGGACAAGTTTTATGACCTCTTGCCCGGAATGGAGCTCACAGCAATGAATCCT ATATTGGAAGATATTTGCCAGAAGAATAACTGGGGGCAGCCAGTTTACCAGCTTCATTCTGCCATTGGGACCGACCACAGACAACTTTTCTTGTACAAAATCACCATCCCTGCTCTTGCTACCCAGCATCCCAACAT ATATCCCTTCACACCAGCAAAACTCTGTGCTTCAGTGGATGAAGCAAAGACCTACGCTGCTGAGCATGTCCTGCAGATCCTGGGTCTGCAGACAGAGGGGGCTGAGCAGCCAGCGACTGCAGCATTTCCAG CGTATGCAATGACGAATGCAGCTGCCAGTGTAGCAGCAGGCCAGCTCAAGCAAGCAGTCACTCTAGGACAAGACCTGACAGCCTATGCAGCGTATGAGACATACCCCGCTTTTGCCATGGCAACACGGGGAGACGGCTATGGAGTTTATTGA
- the LOC117417639 gene encoding APOBEC1 complementation factor-like isoform X4, whose protein sequence is MMMDFNGNNRGYAFVTFSNKQEAKNAMKQLNNYEIRSGRLLGVCASVDNCRLFVGGIPKTKKRDEILAEMSKVTDGVVNCIVYPSAADKAKNRGFAFVEYESHRAAAMARRKLMPGRIQLWGHAIAVDWAEPEVEVDEDTMATVKILYVRNLMLSTAEETIENEFNSIKPGAVERVKKIRDYAFVHFTNREDAVNAMNTLNGKLVDGSPIEVTLAKPVDKDSYVRYTRGAGGRGPMLQGEYAYTLGQVYEPSAAYLGAPVFYAPQAYTAIPNPMRFPPNKGHVSARGMMRTPSIREIYMTVPVGAAGVRGLGGRGYLAYTGFGRGFAGYHLKGDKRGEDKFYDLLPGMELTAMNPVSLKPPGIKHAPQILEDICQKNNWGQPVYQLHSAIGTDHRQLFLYKITIPALATQHPNIYPFTPAKLCASVDEAKTYAAEHVLQILGLQTEGAEQPATAAFPAYAMTNAAASVAAGQLKQAVTLGQDLTAYAAYETYPAFAMATRGDGYGVY, encoded by the exons ATGATGATGGACTTTAATGGAAATAATCGGGGTTATGCCTTTGTAACTTTTAGTAATAAACAAGAAGCCAAAAATGCAATGAAACAGCTCAATAATTATGAAATAAG GAGTGGACGTCTTTTGGGTGTCTGTGCGAGTGTTGACAACTGCCGTCTGTTTGTGGGGGGCATCcctaaaacaaagaaaagagatgAGATCTTAGCAGAGATGAGCAAAGTGACAGACGGGGTAGTCAACTGCATTGTGTATCCCAGCGCAGCAGACAAGGCCAAAAACAGAGGCTTTGCTTTTGTGGAGTATGAGAGCCATCGAGCTGCTGCCATGGCCAGGAGGAAACTGATGCCAG GGAGGATACAACTGTGGGGCCATGCCATTGCAGTGGACTGGGCAGAGCCAGAGGTGGAAGTTGATGAAGATACGATGGCAACAGTTAAAATCCTATATGTGCGGAACTTAATGTTGTCAACCGCAGAGGAGACCATTGAGAATGAATTCAACAGCATCAAACCAG GAGCTGTTGAAAGAGTGAAGAAGATAAGAGACTACGCTTTTGTGCACTTCACCAACAGAGAAGATGCAGTAAATGCCATGAACACATTGAATGGAAAG ctggtgGACGGATCTCCAATTGAGGTGACATTGGCCAAGCCTGTAGACAAGGACAGCTATGTTCGATACACAAGGGGTGCAGGAGGCCGAGGACCCATGCTGCAAGGAGAATATGCTTATACACTAGGGCAGGTGTATGAGCCTTCAGCTGCGTACCTGGGAGCTCCTGTCTTCTATGCACCCCAAGCCTATACAGCCATCCCAAACCCAATGCGATTCCCTCCCAATAAGGGTCATGTCAGCGCCCGGGGTATGATGCGTACCCCTTCCATCAGAG AAATTTACATGACTGTACCTGTAGGGGCTGCGGGTGTTCGAGGGCTGGGTGGACGTGGGTACCTGGCTTATACTGGCTTTGGCCGCGGTTTTGCGGGATACCATCTGAAGGGAGACAAGCGAGGGGAGGACAAGTTTTATGACCTCTTGCCCGGAATGGAGCTCACAGCAATGAATCCTGTAAGCCTAAAACCTCCAGGAATCAAACATGCTCCTCAG ATATTGGAAGATATTTGCCAGAAGAATAACTGGGGGCAGCCAGTTTACCAGCTTCATTCTGCCATTGGGACCGACCACAGACAACTTTTCTTGTACAAAATCACCATCCCTGCTCTTGCTACCCAGCATCCCAACAT ATATCCCTTCACACCAGCAAAACTCTGTGCTTCAGTGGATGAAGCAAAGACCTACGCTGCTGAGCATGTCCTGCAGATCCTGGGTCTGCAGACAGAGGGGGCTGAGCAGCCAGCGACTGCAGCATTTCCAG CGTATGCAATGACGAATGCAGCTGCCAGTGTAGCAGCAGGCCAGCTCAAGCAAGCAGTCACTCTAGGACAAGACCTGACAGCCTATGCAGCGTATGAGACATACCCCGCTTTTGCCATGGCAACACGGGGAGACGGCTATGGAGTTTATTGA
- the LOC117418036 gene encoding phosphatidylcholine:ceramide cholinephosphotransferase 1-like has protein sequence MKKVVYWSSEEVSSWLAEEGMPEYTDSFQRLNGEDLLRLTEADFKKPPLSLVSSDNGQRLLDKIKTLNIEHHIEAHKNGHANGHLIKGNDGDVGSKAKRSGVPNGFRNEMVQIHMPMPEKSHFPMEWGKTALAFIYALFCFVFTTVMISVVHERVPPKEETPPLPDKFFDIFDRVEWAFSICEINGMILVALWLIQWTLLKYKSIVGRRFFFIVGTLYLYRCITMYITTLPVPGKHFKCSPKLLGDWEAQMRRVIKMIAGGGLSITGSHTMCGDYLYSGHTVILTLTYLFIKEYSPRRFWWYHWICWFLSVVGIFCILLAHDHYTVDVVVAYYITTRLFWWYHTMANQQILKEATNTNFFSRVWWYRAFQYLEQNVSGTVPRNYQLPFSWRATPFSRNVKYTRLDT, from the exons ATGAAGAAGGTAGTTTACTGGTCTTCAGAAGAGGTGTCCAGCTGGCTGGCAGAGGAAGGCATGCCGGAATACACTGATTCCTTCCAGCGTCTGAACGGCGAGGACTTGCTGCGGCTGACCGAGGCTGACTTCAAGAAGCCCCCTCTGTCGCTGGTCTCCTCGGACAATGGGCAGCGACTGCTCGACAAGATCAAGACGCTCAACATTGAGCACCATATTGAAGCCCACAAGAATGGGCACGCCAATGGGCACCTCATCAAGGGCAACGATGGGGACGTCGGCAGCAAAGCCAAACGCAGTGGCGTGCCCAACGGCTTCCGCAATGAGATGGTACAGATCCACATGCCAATGCCTGAGAAATCACACTTCCCCATGGAGTGGGGCAAGACAGCCCTGGCCTTCATCTATGCACTTTTCTGTTTTGTCTTCACAACGGTCATGATCTCTGTGGTCCACGAGCGAGTGCCTCCTAAGGAGGAAACCCCTCCGTTGCCCGACAAGTTCTTTGACATTTTTGACCGGGTGGAGTGGGCATTCTCTATATGTGAGATTAATGGCATGATTCTTGTGGCACTGTGGCTCATTCAGTGGACTTTGTTAAAATACAA ATCCATTGTGGGACGACGATTCTTCTTTATTGTCGGCACGCTCTACCTGTACAGGTGTATCACAATGTATATCACAACACTCCCTGTGCCTGGGAAGCACTTCAAGTGTTCTCCAAAG CTGCTTGGAGACTGGGAAGCTCagatgaggagagtaataaaaaTGATTGCAGGTGGTGGGCTTTCTATCACAGGGTCACACACCATGTGTGGGGATTACCTGTATAGTGGGCATACAGTCATTTTAACACTCACCTACCTATTTATTAAAGAGT ATTCTCCCAGGCGGTTCTGGTGGTATCATTGGATCTGCTGGTTTCTCAGTGTTGTTGGGATCTTCTGTATTCTGCTAGCCCACGACCACTACACTGTGGATGTGGTGGTGGCATACTACATCACTACTCGCCTTTTTTGGTGGTACCACACCATGGCCAATCAGCAA ATACTAAAAGAAGCCACCAATACTAACTTTTTTTCCCGGGTCTGGTGGTACAGAGCTTTCCAGTACTTGGAACAGAATGTCAGTGGGACTGTACCTCGCAACTACCAGCTGCCCTTTTCCTGGCGAGCGACCCCATTCAGTAGAAATGTGAAATATACTCGGTTAGACACATAA